In a genomic window of Streptomyces sp. SJL17-4:
- a CDS encoding FAD-dependent monooxygenase gives MAHTGTTTDVLIVGAGPVGLSAAAELRRHGVRCRLVDRLPARLPYAKAVGIQPRTLELWDRMGLVRAVLEAAVPLRGQLTYVNGAETARLALELPRDVPYGFAALPQYETERLLEEYVAGLGTTIERGTELVSFVQDPDGVTALLRTASGATEELRVPYLIGCDGAHSVVRKTLGLSYEGGAFPEAYMLGDVVAEADWGLPRGYALRSEHRAADGSLDDVLVCIPLPGAGRYRMSMKVPPELAEPTDPAVPTEPSAPTEPAVPTDPAGDARPAAGGTPTSDGLAHGLQGGRGPGLPHLQAVVDRLAPGPARLSDLRWSSVFRISHRIVGRYGEGRVFVAGDAAHIHPPTGAQGMNTGIQDAANLAWKLALVVRGEAGPGLLGSYDAERRPVGEEVVGRTVRHATRGIENDPADLTTLLLREAQLLVDYREGPLAGAPYGPVDAPQPGDLAPDCGGLTTPIAVHPLRLLDVLRDRPGHVAVLYGADVTGLARAVAAARAAAGERLPLDVITLLPRDADPGAAPAVGAPAYRDTAGEFARIYLPDGATGFVVRPDGQLAARFPLGAVTAALTDCLRALSVPLRDPVVA, from the coding sequence GTGGCGCACACCGGCACCACCACCGACGTACTCATCGTGGGCGCGGGTCCCGTAGGCCTGAGCGCCGCCGCCGAGCTCCGCCGGCACGGCGTGCGCTGTCGGCTCGTCGACCGGCTGCCGGCCAGGCTCCCGTACGCCAAGGCGGTCGGGATCCAGCCGCGCACCCTGGAGCTGTGGGACCGGATGGGCCTGGTCCGTGCCGTCCTGGAGGCCGCCGTACCGTTGCGCGGCCAACTGACGTACGTCAACGGCGCGGAGACGGCGCGACTCGCGCTGGAGCTGCCTCGCGACGTCCCGTACGGCTTCGCCGCGCTGCCGCAGTACGAGACCGAACGGCTCCTGGAGGAGTACGTCGCCGGCCTGGGGACGACCATCGAACGCGGCACCGAACTCGTCTCGTTCGTCCAGGACCCGGACGGGGTCACCGCACTGCTGCGCACCGCGTCGGGGGCGACCGAGGAGCTGCGGGTCCCCTATCTGATCGGCTGCGACGGGGCCCACAGCGTCGTCCGCAAGACGCTGGGCCTGTCGTACGAGGGCGGCGCGTTCCCGGAGGCGTACATGCTCGGGGACGTGGTGGCGGAGGCCGACTGGGGCCTGCCCAGGGGGTACGCGCTCCGCTCCGAGCACCGTGCAGCCGACGGGTCCCTCGACGACGTCCTCGTCTGCATCCCGCTGCCCGGCGCCGGCCGCTACCGGATGTCGATGAAGGTGCCGCCCGAACTGGCCGAACCGACCGACCCGGCCGTACCGACCGAACCCTCCGCACCTACCGAACCGGCCGTACCGACCGACCCGGCCGGGGACGCGCGGCCGGCTGCCGGGGGCACTCCCACGTCGGACGGGCTCGCCCACGGTCTCCAGGGCGGTCGCGGCCCCGGTCTGCCCCACCTCCAGGCCGTCGTCGACCGGCTGGCCCCGGGCCCGGCCCGGCTCTCCGATCTGCGCTGGTCGTCGGTCTTCCGCATCAGCCACCGCATCGTCGGCCGTTACGGCGAGGGGAGGGTCTTCGTCGCGGGCGACGCCGCGCACATCCACCCGCCCACCGGCGCCCAGGGCATGAACACCGGTATCCAGGACGCCGCCAATCTGGCCTGGAAGCTCGCCCTCGTGGTGCGGGGCGAGGCCGGCCCCGGGCTGCTCGGCAGCTATGACGCCGAGCGCCGCCCGGTGGGCGAGGAGGTCGTCGGCCGTACCGTGCGGCACGCCACCCGGGGCATCGAGAACGACCCGGCCGACCTGACGACCCTGCTGCTCCGCGAGGCCCAACTGCTCGTCGACTACCGGGAAGGCCCGCTCGCCGGGGCCCCGTACGGTCCGGTCGACGCGCCGCAGCCCGGCGACCTGGCCCCGGACTGCGGCGGTCTGACCACACCGATCGCCGTCCACCCGCTACGACTCCTCGACGTCCTGCGCGACCGCCCGGGGCACGTGGCCGTGCTGTACGGGGCCGATGTCACCGGCCTGGCGCGGGCGGTGGCGGCGGCGAGGGCCGCCGCCGGCGAACGGCTGCCGCTCGACGTCATCACCCTGCTCCCCCGTGACGCCGATCCGGGCGCCGCCCCCGCCGTCGGTGCTCCGGCATACCGGGACACCGCCGGGGAGTTCGCGCGGATCTACCTCCCCGACGGCGCCACCGGCTTCGTCGTACGCCCCGACGGGCAGCTCGCCGCGCGGTTCCCGCTCGGCGCCGTCACGGCGGCCCTGACGGACTGCCTCAGGGCGCTGTCCGTACCGCTACGGGACCCAGTGGTCGCCTGA
- a CDS encoding SAM-dependent methyltransferase: MAQEQIRPSVVSHPVGHVVGGREEVRDDEWGAVESVIRLDAEAFGPEALAGLDAFSHLEVVYHFDRVRPDAVETGARHPRGNTEWPLVGIFAQRGKNRPNRLGLSRCVLLRTDGLDVHVRGLDAVDGTPVLDIKPYMAEFAPQGPTTQPAWADEIMRHYY; this comes from the coding sequence ATGGCACAGGAACAGATCAGACCGTCCGTCGTCTCCCACCCGGTCGGCCATGTCGTCGGAGGCCGCGAAGAGGTACGCGACGACGAGTGGGGCGCGGTCGAGTCGGTCATCCGGCTGGACGCGGAGGCCTTCGGCCCCGAGGCGCTCGCCGGCCTCGACGCCTTCTCGCACCTGGAGGTCGTCTACCACTTCGACCGCGTACGACCGGACGCCGTCGAGACCGGGGCCCGTCACCCGCGCGGCAACACGGAGTGGCCGCTGGTCGGGATCTTCGCCCAGCGCGGCAAGAACCGCCCCAACCGCCTCGGACTCTCCCGCTGCGTGCTGCTGCGCACGGACGGCCTGGACGTCCACGTCCGTGGCCTCGACGCGGTCGACGGCACGCCGGTCCTCGACATCAAGCCGTACATGGCCGAGTTCGCCCCGCAGGGCCCGACGACTCAGCCGGCCTGGGCGGACGAGATCATGCGGCACTACTACTGA
- a CDS encoding acyl carrier protein: MERIAEWLHEKNPGLDGPIAHDEDLIEARLIDSMDFLEFIDLLEELSGNTIDLQEVTIDDFRTLGRVRERFLSAAAG; the protein is encoded by the coding sequence ATGGAACGCATCGCCGAGTGGCTGCACGAGAAGAACCCCGGCCTCGACGGCCCGATCGCCCACGACGAGGACCTCATCGAGGCGCGTCTCATCGACTCGATGGACTTCCTGGAGTTCATCGACCTCCTGGAGGAGCTCTCCGGGAACACCATCGACCTCCAGGAAGTCACCATCGACGACTTCCGCACCCTCGGCCGCGTCCGGGAGCGCTTCCTGAGCGCCGCCGCCGGCTGA
- a CDS encoding DUF6271 family protein — protein MAEEAAYGARSFGVEVRLLVLDSSDAATVAEHREVVASLPTAPGVDVHHVDEDEQRTFLRAVIARSGVSAPDRVLGLMLPDRVSYGACTNRAFLLAEGLGCTSVHRRDSDSRYQYLDGEPVFPIHHELTALGLRAADVTGLVSRSRLDPACADRPVALVGGSFVGEMSVDVEEIRRLDPEIYEDVVGLSIPSGYPEIWRRNLIAESFRGAGTAAYTGDRTTLMSVSPTRVDMCNIAIDREVYGRVPLPPATDTIGSDYFLIHLVQDARLPGVLHNRHIVNFHTSERRSDEGFLAYQLRFAKFLLSAPHFDAVYTAMKEAGDALLDAEGHVRPSAVAGFVRDSTRVDRSENADRLDVLDRSYRALGGRYATAADALAPLREELLDQARQDMEEFALLTDAWEALTRASRAVHPTSTHTRTVAYAGGEERRGPVTMGQANMIRCMLRDEPEHINIHDVWPVPEGTRTESAIEALRALAVRHEALRTTFPHAADSAPREQVVASEGAFTVAVLDHEELPDDPAGYAESLARLARAERFRLDRDFPLRISLLARSGAPVFVAMAASHAVTDVSALAVLKEEWLSLLAGETLPPPASLTPLGLAAEEAAPAGLRKSEASLRYWERIIRTGPQAMFAEPGAEGTEVRTPRLTLRSRRAARALALVAERTGGMPSTVLLTAWCALVAHRTDQPACVAAVPTSNRYHPRLARSVNTLSQDALLSLDVRVPTFDALLRKAWGAALNAYRHSQFDAVALWEMIGRATHERGSRFARDVVFNDVSTLPATAMKEDTANGPDPELSWGPDQVLPTRVLTFVHATEPLLHLSTWLDPALFKRDEAEAFVTGLVRLLEAAATGDVPLTSLTEVTGVRPVERGPRWCRVDGSWTSPPLVAQALSEALEGLPVHVTADATAPDGSGPDAAAPDGGEPDSTAPDGTTAQDGALTAYIATGGTPLTPAQAHTALMDALPGRPGVLAPRRYVIVHHPPAEADRTSAWLRQQILTEGTGRDRDVT, from the coding sequence GTGGCCGAGGAGGCCGCGTACGGCGCCCGTTCGTTCGGCGTCGAGGTACGGCTCCTCGTCCTGGACTCCTCCGACGCGGCGACCGTCGCCGAGCACCGCGAGGTGGTCGCCTCGCTGCCCACGGCCCCCGGAGTGGACGTGCACCACGTCGACGAGGACGAGCAGCGGACCTTCCTGCGGGCGGTGATCGCCCGGTCCGGCGTCTCCGCACCGGACCGCGTGCTCGGCCTGATGCTGCCGGACCGTGTCTCCTACGGCGCCTGCACCAACCGAGCCTTCCTCCTCGCGGAGGGCCTGGGGTGCACGTCGGTCCACCGCCGCGACTCGGACAGCCGCTACCAGTACCTGGACGGCGAACCGGTCTTCCCGATCCACCACGAGCTCACGGCACTGGGGCTGCGGGCCGCCGACGTGACCGGCCTGGTCTCCCGGAGCAGGCTCGACCCCGCCTGCGCCGACCGGCCGGTGGCCCTGGTCGGCGGCTCCTTCGTCGGCGAGATGTCCGTGGACGTCGAGGAGATCCGCCGTCTCGACCCGGAAATCTACGAGGACGTCGTCGGCCTCTCGATCCCCTCCGGCTATCCGGAGATCTGGCGCAGGAACCTGATCGCGGAGTCCTTCCGGGGCGCCGGAACGGCCGCGTACACCGGCGACCGGACGACGCTCATGAGCGTCAGCCCGACGCGCGTGGACATGTGCAACATCGCCATCGACCGCGAGGTGTACGGCCGGGTGCCGCTGCCGCCTGCCACCGACACCATCGGCAGCGACTACTTCCTCATCCATCTGGTCCAGGACGCCCGCCTGCCGGGCGTCCTGCACAACCGACACATCGTCAACTTCCATACGAGTGAACGCCGTTCCGATGAGGGCTTCCTCGCCTACCAGTTGCGGTTCGCCAAGTTCCTGCTCTCCGCACCGCACTTCGACGCGGTGTACACCGCGATGAAGGAGGCCGGTGACGCCCTGCTCGACGCCGAGGGCCACGTCAGGCCCTCCGCCGTCGCCGGGTTCGTCAGGGACAGCACTCGTGTGGACCGGTCGGAGAACGCCGACCGGCTCGATGTCCTCGACCGCTCCTACCGCGCCCTGGGCGGCCGTTATGCCACGGCCGCCGACGCGCTCGCCCCGCTCCGGGAAGAGCTCCTCGACCAGGCCCGGCAGGACATGGAGGAGTTCGCCCTGCTGACCGACGCGTGGGAGGCCCTGACCCGCGCGAGCCGGGCGGTCCACCCGACGAGCACGCACACCCGCACGGTCGCGTACGCCGGGGGCGAGGAGCGCCGGGGCCCCGTCACCATGGGGCAGGCCAACATGATCCGCTGCATGCTGCGGGACGAGCCCGAGCACATCAACATCCACGATGTGTGGCCCGTCCCCGAGGGGACCCGGACGGAGTCCGCGATCGAGGCCCTCCGGGCGCTCGCGGTACGGCACGAGGCGCTGCGTACGACGTTCCCGCACGCCGCCGACAGCGCGCCGCGAGAGCAAGTGGTGGCTTCCGAGGGCGCGTTCACGGTCGCCGTCCTCGATCACGAGGAGCTGCCCGACGACCCCGCCGGCTACGCCGAGTCGCTGGCCCGTCTGGCCCGCGCCGAACGCTTCCGGCTGGACCGGGACTTCCCCCTCCGGATCTCTCTCCTCGCCCGGTCCGGCGCACCCGTCTTCGTGGCCATGGCGGCGAGCCACGCCGTGACCGACGTCAGCGCCCTCGCGGTCCTCAAGGAGGAGTGGCTGAGCCTGCTCGCCGGCGAGACCCTCCCGCCGCCGGCCTCCCTCACTCCACTGGGCCTCGCCGCCGAGGAGGCGGCGCCGGCCGGGCTCCGCAAGTCCGAGGCCTCACTGCGGTACTGGGAACGGATCATCCGCACCGGACCCCAGGCCATGTTCGCGGAGCCGGGCGCCGAGGGGACCGAGGTACGGACTCCGCGGCTCACCCTCCGCTCCCGGCGGGCCGCGCGGGCCCTGGCGCTCGTGGCCGAGCGCACCGGAGGCATGCCGTCCACGGTGCTGCTGACCGCGTGGTGCGCACTCGTCGCCCACCGTACGGACCAGCCCGCATGCGTGGCCGCCGTCCCCACCTCCAACCGCTACCACCCCCGGCTCGCCCGCTCGGTGAACACCCTGTCCCAGGACGCGCTGCTCTCCCTCGACGTCCGGGTGCCGACCTTCGACGCGCTGCTCAGGAAGGCCTGGGGGGCGGCGCTCAACGCGTACCGGCACAGTCAGTTCGACGCGGTGGCCCTCTGGGAGATGATCGGGAGGGCGACGCACGAGCGGGGCAGCCGGTTCGCGCGCGATGTCGTCTTCAACGACGTCAGCACGCTGCCCGCGACGGCCATGAAGGAAGACACGGCCAATGGCCCTGATCCGGAGCTGAGTTGGGGCCCGGACCAGGTGCTGCCGACCCGCGTCCTGACGTTCGTCCACGCCACCGAACCGCTGCTCCACCTGAGCACCTGGCTGGATCCCGCGCTGTTCAAGCGGGACGAGGCGGAGGCCTTCGTCACCGGTCTCGTACGACTCCTGGAGGCGGCCGCCACCGGGGACGTACCGCTCACGTCACTGACCGAGGTCACGGGTGTCCGTCCGGTCGAGCGCGGACCGCGGTGGTGCCGGGTCGACGGATCGTGGACGTCGCCTCCGCTCGTGGCGCAGGCGCTGAGCGAGGCCCTGGAGGGCCTGCCCGTGCACGTGACCGCGGACGCCACGGCCCCGGACGGGAGCGGGCCGGACGCCGCGGCCCCGGACGGCGGCGAGCCGGACTCCACGGCCCCGGACGGCACGACGGCACAGGACGGGGCCCTGACGGCGTACATCGCCACCGGCGGGACCCCGCTGACACCGGCACAGGCCCACACCGCACTGATGGACGCGCTCCCCGGCCGCCCCGGAGTACTGGCCCCGCGCCGGTACGTGATCGTCCACCACCCGCCGGCGGAGGCGGACCGGACCAGTGCCTGGCTCCGGCAGCAGATTCTCACGGAAGGGACCGGCCGGGACCGGGATGTGACATGA
- a CDS encoding carboxyl transferase domain-containing protein → MSDPTTAREAIALVAGDDFTEFAFMEGPLTGDGPLGWPGYSAAHARAAARTDETESVICGTGEIDGVRVVLIAFEFGFLGGSLGERTGARAAAAHAEARARRLPVVVLPATGGSRMHEGMRALLQLQLLAGESALTRAAGLPQIAVLRDPTTGGGWATLGAGSDVVLALPGAQVGFAGSRVRPPDADPAAYTAEAQLAHGHIDAIVAPGALRGTLGRWLSLLTRPAEGPAAPPRALGDPDTPPAASGREAVARARHPERPRAGAYLDAHFSVCEEISGDRAGGVDPGMRCGFGRLPDGRTVAYAAQCGTATRPAGFRTAARLVRLADRLGIPVLTLVDTPGAANDPAAERAGAGPAIADLFAAVATARVAVTSLLIGEGGSGGALALAAPDNLWATPDSYFSVIAPEAAASILKRPPEESATTADHLRLRPRDLLELGVVRGIVGT, encoded by the coding sequence ATGAGCGACCCGACGACGGCACGCGAGGCGATCGCCCTCGTCGCCGGCGACGACTTCACCGAATTCGCCTTCATGGAGGGGCCCTTGACGGGTGACGGGCCGCTGGGCTGGCCCGGCTACTCCGCGGCGCACGCGCGCGCGGCCGCGCGTACCGACGAGACCGAGTCGGTGATCTGCGGCACGGGCGAGATCGACGGGGTACGAGTGGTCCTGATCGCCTTCGAGTTCGGGTTCCTCGGCGGCTCCCTCGGGGAGCGGACGGGCGCGCGTGCCGCCGCGGCCCACGCGGAGGCCCGTGCGCGACGGCTGCCCGTGGTCGTGCTGCCGGCCACCGGCGGCAGCCGGATGCACGAGGGCATGCGGGCCCTGCTCCAACTCCAGCTCCTGGCAGGCGAGTCGGCCCTCACCCGGGCCGCCGGGCTGCCGCAGATCGCCGTCCTGCGGGACCCGACGACGGGCGGCGGCTGGGCCACCCTGGGCGCCGGATCGGATGTGGTGCTCGCGCTGCCCGGCGCCCAGGTCGGCTTCGCCGGATCCCGGGTACGCCCGCCGGACGCGGACCCCGCCGCGTACACCGCGGAGGCGCAACTGGCGCACGGCCACATCGACGCGATCGTGGCACCCGGCGCGCTCCGTGGCACCCTCGGGCGCTGGCTCTCCCTGCTCACGCGTCCCGCCGAAGGGCCGGCGGCGCCGCCGCGCGCGCTCGGCGACCCGGACACCCCGCCCGCCGCGAGCGGCCGGGAGGCGGTGGCCCGGGCCCGGCACCCCGAACGGCCCCGGGCGGGCGCGTACCTCGACGCGCACTTCTCCGTCTGTGAGGAGATCTCGGGCGACCGCGCCGGTGGGGTCGACCCGGGGATGCGGTGCGGCTTCGGACGGCTCCCCGACGGCCGTACGGTCGCGTACGCGGCGCAGTGCGGGACCGCGACCCGCCCGGCCGGTTTCCGTACGGCCGCCCGGCTCGTACGGCTCGCCGACCGGCTGGGGATCCCGGTCCTCACCCTCGTCGACACACCAGGGGCGGCCAACGACCCGGCGGCGGAACGCGCCGGCGCGGGCCCCGCGATCGCCGACCTGTTCGCCGCCGTCGCCACCGCGCGCGTCGCCGTCACCTCGCTCCTCATCGGCGAGGGAGGCTCGGGCGGCGCACTCGCCCTCGCCGCCCCCGACAACCTCTGGGCCACCCCCGACAGCTACTTCTCGGTGATCGCCCCGGAGGCGGCCGCGTCGATCCTCAAGCGCCCGCCGGAGGAATCCGCCACGACAGCGGACCACCTCCGCCTGCGCCCCCGGGACCTCCTGGAACTGGGAGTCGTCCGGGGCATCGTGGGAACCTGA
- a CDS encoding cyclic nucleotide-binding domain-containing protein, with translation MSSAAPKVSTLPLEHRERLMAFAEDVYFESGHRLFEEQQHADRFWIVKTGAVTLDARVPGRGSPVIETLRHGELVGLSWLFPPYLCQSGAEAMTPVRAHEFNAPAVRSMCRSDAEFGASVMFWVGAILAHRLQVTRVRLLDLYAPHGSGILA, from the coding sequence ATGAGCAGTGCCGCACCCAAGGTCAGCACGTTGCCGCTGGAGCACCGGGAGCGCCTGATGGCCTTCGCCGAGGACGTGTACTTCGAGTCCGGTCACCGGCTGTTCGAGGAGCAGCAGCACGCCGACCGGTTCTGGATCGTGAAGACGGGCGCGGTGACGCTCGACGCGAGGGTGCCGGGGCGCGGATCGCCGGTGATCGAGACCCTGCGCCACGGTGAGCTGGTGGGCCTGTCGTGGCTGTTCCCGCCGTATCTGTGCCAGTCGGGGGCGGAGGCGATGACGCCGGTCCGTGCGCATGAGTTCAATGCCCCGGCCGTCCGCTCGATGTGCCGCTCGGACGCGGAGTTCGGGGCCTCGGTCATGTTCTGGGTGGGCGCGATCCTGGCCCACCGCCTCCAGGTGACCCGGGTCCGGCTCCTCGACCTGTACGCGCCGCACGGGAGCGGCATCCTGGCCTGA
- a CDS encoding phytanoyl-CoA dioxygenase family protein, whose product MTTPAPHRPRRRPRLHRAASDLPYFSADGESYLAQTTLRELKKSRPLRVLSEEDFAHWQTYGYVIVREAVPAEAAKRLLDFTWDFQGLDPDRPESWYEDRPFRSELDQQLHVYGFVEAYHHQLLWDNRQAQRVYDAFVDVWDCEELWVTQDRLNLNPPNVGNRDRALIEPTDRGFDIELHWDIDTTLGVPPQRVQGIIALNDTRPESGGFQCDPELFRRFEEWKVAQPADRDPLRPAVDRAEYPVVRPDLHPGDLLIWNGLLAHGVARNVSEDQVRAVQYLSMMPALEEHERLKRSRVDSWRHLRTPRWNRTLVGDPVLHESERYPTATLNELGSRLLGLTSWKDAGEAPTADGQGGEPACAVSV is encoded by the coding sequence ATGACGACGCCCGCACCCCATCGCCCCCGCCGCCGCCCCCGCCTCCACCGGGCGGCCTCGGACCTGCCCTACTTCAGCGCCGACGGCGAGTCCTACCTCGCCCAGACCACGCTGCGGGAGCTGAAGAAGTCACGGCCGCTGCGGGTCCTGTCCGAGGAGGACTTCGCGCACTGGCAGACGTACGGCTACGTCATCGTCCGCGAGGCGGTCCCGGCGGAGGCGGCGAAGCGCCTGCTCGACTTCACCTGGGACTTCCAGGGCCTCGACCCGGACAGGCCGGAGAGCTGGTACGAGGACCGGCCCTTCCGTTCCGAACTGGACCAGCAGCTGCACGTCTACGGCTTCGTGGAGGCGTACCACCACCAGCTCCTCTGGGACAACCGCCAGGCCCAACGCGTCTACGACGCCTTCGTGGACGTCTGGGACTGCGAGGAGCTGTGGGTCACCCAGGACCGGCTCAACCTCAACCCGCCCAACGTCGGGAACCGCGACCGCGCCCTCATCGAGCCCACGGACCGCGGCTTCGACATCGAGCTGCACTGGGACATCGACACCACCCTCGGGGTCCCTCCGCAGCGGGTGCAGGGGATCATCGCCCTCAACGACACCCGGCCGGAGTCGGGCGGCTTCCAGTGCGACCCGGAACTGTTCCGCCGGTTCGAGGAGTGGAAGGTCGCCCAGCCGGCCGACCGCGACCCGCTGCGCCCCGCCGTGGACCGCGCGGAGTACCCCGTCGTACGCCCCGACCTGCACCCCGGCGACCTGCTGATCTGGAACGGCCTGCTCGCCCACGGCGTGGCGCGCAACGTGTCCGAGGACCAGGTACGGGCGGTCCAGTACCTCTCGATGATGCCGGCGCTCGAAGAGCACGAGCGGCTGAAGCGGTCCCGCGTCGACTCCTGGCGGCACCTGCGGACCCCGCGCTGGAACCGGACCCTGGTCGGGGACCCCGTACTCCACGAGTCCGAGCGGTACCCCACGGCCACCCTGAACGAGCTCGGCAGCCGTCTGCTGGGACTCACCTCGTGGAAGGACGCGGGGGAAGCCCCGACGGCCGACGGCCAGGGCGGGGAGCCGGCGTGCGCCGTGTCTGTCTGA
- a CDS encoding AI-2E family transporter — translation MQPGTSPTVTVSPFLRSAAAYAWRLLVVGALVYSLFAVLGRFHEIGVALFLGLVITALLRPLADVVARGLPRPFAVALTLLGSIALVLGVLALVGEAVAGERTTLVREFREGVGRIEDWLERPPFRLNPGALGDLQAKIGDFVSSHRSAVVSEALSGAHHVVAVLTTLALAVFSAVFFIHSGDRQWAWFQKQLPGSVRERVAVGGRAAWRTFTGYTHGIVLVAAVNAVLVGIALWLLGVPLAVPLALLEFVAAFVPLIGSPIALAVAAVVALASKGPLVAAIVIGLIVVIGQIEGHLLHPLVMSWAVRLHPLVVAISVIAGSIAAGIVGAVVAVPLVSVVWSVHTALRDARAVTVESDAATSGADAGS, via the coding sequence ATGCAGCCAGGCACCTCACCGACGGTCACGGTCAGCCCCTTCCTCCGTTCGGCCGCCGCGTACGCGTGGCGGCTGCTCGTCGTCGGCGCGCTCGTCTACAGCCTGTTCGCGGTGCTCGGACGGTTCCACGAGATCGGCGTGGCCCTCTTCCTGGGACTGGTGATCACCGCGCTGCTCCGTCCCCTCGCCGATGTGGTCGCCCGGGGGCTGCCCCGGCCGTTCGCCGTGGCCCTCACCCTCCTCGGCAGCATCGCGCTCGTCCTCGGCGTGCTCGCGCTCGTCGGCGAGGCGGTGGCGGGGGAGCGGACGACCCTCGTACGCGAGTTCCGGGAGGGGGTCGGCCGGATCGAGGACTGGCTGGAACGGCCGCCGTTCCGGCTGAACCCGGGGGCGTTGGGCGACCTCCAGGCCAAGATCGGGGATTTCGTCTCCAGCCATCGTTCGGCCGTGGTCAGTGAGGCGCTGAGCGGTGCCCATCATGTGGTGGCCGTGCTGACGACGCTGGCCCTCGCGGTGTTCTCCGCCGTGTTCTTCATCCACTCCGGCGACCGTCAGTGGGCCTGGTTCCAGAAGCAGCTGCCGGGGTCGGTCCGCGAGCGGGTGGCGGTCGGCGGACGCGCCGCCTGGCGTACGTTCACCGGCTACACCCACGGGATCGTCCTCGTGGCGGCGGTGAACGCGGTGCTCGTCGGGATCGCCCTGTGGCTCCTCGGCGTCCCGCTCGCGGTGCCACTCGCCCTCCTGGAGTTCGTCGCCGCGTTCGTGCCGCTGATCGGCTCGCCGATCGCCCTGGCGGTCGCCGCCGTCGTGGCGCTGGCCTCGAAGGGCCCGCTGGTGGCCGCGATCGTGATCGGTCTGATCGTGGTGATCGGCCAGATCGAGGGACACCTCCTGCACCCCCTGGTCATGAGCTGGGCGGTACGGCTCCACCCGCTGGTGGTCGCGATCTCGGTCATCGCGGGCTCGATCGCCGCCGGCATCGTGGGCGCCGTGGTGGCCGTCCCGCTGGTGTCGGTCGTCTGGTCGGTGCACACGGCGCTACGGGACGCGCGCGCGGTGACGGTGGAGTCCGACGCGGCGACGTCCGGGGCCGACGCGGGGTCGTGA
- a CDS encoding 4'-phosphopantetheinyl transferase superfamily protein: MTGGSEPDRATALAMVATTPEVQAHPELDEGLLASWERKRLAGIRLPGRRDDVVAARLLVRLCVARVTGLPLDTPALAQLCPGCGGHGHGRPYLHGRPGVGVSLSHADGLVAAAVGPGAIGIDVEPSTRRPGPVHVLRRLLPEADLAEATTPPDSGPALLRLWVRAEARLKAGRTGRTDEAGPGDLRLVEWTDRPRAAVAAVACTTGITIASP, encoded by the coding sequence ATGACGGGCGGTTCGGAGCCGGACCGGGCCACGGCGCTGGCCATGGTGGCGACGACCCCGGAGGTGCAGGCCCACCCGGAGCTGGACGAGGGCCTGCTGGCCTCCTGGGAACGGAAACGGCTCGCGGGGATACGACTGCCCGGCCGCCGCGACGACGTCGTGGCGGCGCGCCTCCTCGTGCGACTGTGCGTCGCCCGGGTCACCGGTCTGCCGCTGGACACACCTGCCCTCGCCCAGCTGTGCCCAGGGTGCGGCGGGCACGGCCATGGGCGCCCGTACCTGCACGGCCGCCCCGGGGTCGGCGTGAGCCTCAGTCACGCCGACGGTCTGGTCGCGGCAGCCGTGGGACCGGGCGCGATCGGCATCGACGTGGAACCCTCGACGCGTCGCCCCGGCCCCGTACACGTACTCCGCCGTCTCCTCCCCGAGGCGGACCTCGCGGAGGCCACGACCCCACCGGATTCCGGTCCGGCGCTGCTCCGCCTGTGGGTCCGTGCGGAAGCCCGGCTGAAGGCGGGCCGGACCGGCCGGACCGATGAGGCCGGCCCGGGCGACCTCCGCCTCGTGGAGTGGACGGACCGGCCCCGGGCGGCCGTCGCCGCGGTGGCCTGCACGACGGGGATCACGATCGCCTCGCCCTGA